A genomic window from Shewanella vesiculosa includes:
- a CDS encoding Glu/Leu/Phe/Val dehydrogenase dimerization domain-containing protein, translating into MAVFNHVSFDEHEQVVFCHDKQSGLKAIIAVHNTNLGPAVGGCRMWNYQSDDEALTDVLRLSRGMTYKNALAGLTMGGGKAVIIADPKTTDREALFLAFGRFVNSLGGKYYSAEDVGVSTSDMMIANRETEFVAGLEGKSGDPSPLTALGTYLGIKAAIKHQRGIDSLQGIKVSVQGVGHVGYYLCKHLHEAGAELIVTDIHQASLDRVASEFGATLVAPQDIYTQDVDVYAPCALGATLNDTTLPLLKATIVAGCANNQLAEVRHGEKLKQMGILYAPDYVINAGGIINVSFEKNYDAIASTAKVEQIYNTLLTIFERADAEDRTTGSVADEMAKAIIDAAR; encoded by the coding sequence GTGGCAGTTTTTAATCATGTTTCGTTCGATGAACACGAACAGGTGGTCTTTTGTCATGATAAGCAAAGTGGTTTAAAAGCCATCATTGCTGTACACAACACTAACCTCGGACCAGCGGTAGGTGGTTGTCGTATGTGGAATTATCAATCGGATGATGAAGCTTTAACAGACGTATTACGCCTTTCTCGCGGTATGACTTATAAGAATGCATTGGCCGGTCTTACTATGGGTGGTGGTAAAGCGGTTATTATTGCCGATCCGAAAACCACCGACCGCGAAGCGTTATTTCTTGCATTCGGACGCTTTGTGAACAGTTTAGGCGGAAAATACTACTCAGCTGAAGATGTTGGTGTTTCAACGTCAGACATGATGATAGCCAATCGTGAAACTGAATTCGTAGCAGGTCTGGAAGGTAAATCAGGTGATCCATCACCTCTGACCGCCTTAGGCACTTACCTTGGTATTAAAGCTGCGATAAAACATCAACGAGGTATCGACAGCCTACAAGGCATTAAAGTGTCAGTGCAAGGAGTCGGTCACGTGGGTTACTACTTGTGTAAGCATTTACACGAAGCAGGCGCTGAGCTGATTGTAACCGACATTCATCAAGCTTCACTTGACCGTGTTGCTAGCGAATTTGGTGCAACTCTTGTCGCACCGCAAGATATCTATACCCAAGATGTTGATGTATATGCGCCATGCGCATTAGGTGCAACACTTAACGATACGACCTTACCATTACTCAAAGCCACCATAGTTGCTGGTTGTGCCAACAACCAGTTAGCTGAAGTTCGCCATGGTGAAAAACTCAAGCAAATGGGTATTTTGTATGCGCCAGATTATGTGATAAACGCTGGCGGTATTATCAATGTGTCGTTCGAGAAAAACTATGATGCTATAGCGTCAACCGCCAAAGTAGAACAGATTTACAATACGCTACTGACCATTTTTGAGCGTGCTGATGCTGAAGATCGCACCACAGGCTCAGTTGCAGATGAAATGGCTAAAGCGATTATCGACGCGGCTCGTTAA
- a CDS encoding DUF4826 family protein, whose protein sequence is MTEEVAEQVAQPTPEPEALRQEWVRTQFQKANRFLAEKGVIPSKVLADESRYLAPYLAIWKMESKQPKKQTFWVMSGDLPSDYVDVKVAATARDAIRHFSMMWQLKAENLHKSGVTKDATQLKFAQLLVSRAESLYKMHQDEKLWA, encoded by the coding sequence ATGACTGAAGAAGTTGCAGAACAGGTTGCACAGCCAACACCAGAGCCAGAAGCATTAAGACAAGAATGGGTGCGAACTCAATTCCAAAAGGCGAATCGTTTTTTGGCTGAAAAAGGGGTGATCCCAAGCAAAGTCCTTGCTGACGAAAGTCGTTATCTTGCACCTTATTTAGCTATTTGGAAGATGGAATCGAAACAGCCTAAAAAACAAACCTTTTGGGTGATGTCGGGCGATTTACCGTCGGACTATGTTGATGTGAAAGTGGCCGCAACGGCGCGTGACGCGATTAGACATTTTTCGATGATGTGGCAACTTAAAGCGGAAAACTTGCATAAGTCAGGTGTCACCAAAGATGCTACCCAACTGAAATTTGCGCAGTTATTGGTGTCGCGTGCAGAAAGTCTATATAAAATGCATCAAGATGAAAAATTGTGGGCGTAA
- the hflD gene encoding high frequency lysogenization protein HflD has product MAFAGILQAIGQVQYLARHGESDKDALAATLNTILVTEPESTADVYQDKTILDNGYQLIQNQLGDGSNKDVETTRYLVGVLTLERKLARSPNGLGMLAERINQVHRQLAHFAITDEQVLANFASIYSDVISELGPKLQISGNPDCLKQPQVQHKIRALLLAAMRSAVLWRQLGGKRRHLVFARKAIFDTAKQSQNNN; this is encoded by the coding sequence ATGGCTTTTGCCGGTATTTTACAAGCTATCGGTCAAGTGCAGTATTTAGCCCGCCACGGTGAAAGTGACAAAGACGCCTTAGCGGCAACTCTCAACACTATTTTAGTCACCGAACCAGAATCCACGGCAGATGTGTATCAGGATAAAACCATTTTAGATAATGGTTACCAATTGATCCAAAATCAGCTTGGGGATGGCAGCAACAAAGATGTCGAAACCACTCGTTACCTTGTTGGCGTGTTAACCCTGGAACGAAAGCTTGCACGCTCTCCAAATGGTTTGGGCATGCTTGCTGAGCGCATCAATCAAGTGCATCGCCAATTAGCACACTTTGCCATTACTGATGAACAAGTCCTGGCCAATTTTGCCAGTATTTATAGTGATGTCATCAGCGAATTAGGGCCTAAATTACAAATATCGGGTAATCCCGATTGCCTAAAGCAACCTCAGGTGCAACATAAAATTCGTGCTTTGCTGCTTGCAGCAATGCGCAGTGCAGTATTATGGCGTCAATTAGGTGGCAAACGCCGCCATCTGGTGTTTGCTCGCAAGGCAATATTTGACACAGCAAAACAAAGCCAAAATAACAATTAA
- a CDS encoding CBS domain-containing protein: MTTSTEMLTETLSDSTTNRISVSDIMTTRVVTIEMDDRLVLAKEIFDNVSFHHLLVVDNEKLSGILSHRDFLRALSPNIGTAAELIRDTETLQKRVHQVMTHNPITIAPHCDINQATKMILDNDIGCLPVLENNIIVGIITWKDLLNAFCVR; the protein is encoded by the coding sequence ATGACAACTTCTACCGAAATGCTGACAGAGACATTATCAGATAGCACGACTAACCGTATCAGTGTCTCGGACATCATGACAACTCGAGTGGTTACCATAGAAATGGATGATCGGCTGGTACTTGCCAAAGAAATTTTTGACAATGTCAGCTTTCATCATTTGCTCGTGGTTGATAACGAGAAATTGAGTGGCATCTTGTCTCATCGGGACTTTTTGCGGGCGCTTAGTCCTAATATTGGTACCGCAGCTGAGCTCATTCGAGACACAGAAACCCTGCAAAAAAGGGTTCATCAAGTCATGACTCACAACCCGATCACTATTGCCCCTCATTGCGATATTAACCAAGCAACTAAAATGATTCTAGACAATGATATAGGCTGCTTACCAGTATTAGAAAACAACATCATTGTCGGTATTATTACTTGGAAAGATCTATTAAATGCCTTTTGCGTTCGATAA
- a CDS encoding UDP-2,3-diacylglucosamine diphosphatase, producing the protein MNSHSNKSNQQRQPLSHLTTSGEIQHFHALWISDVHLGSIDCKAEFLLHFLNHSQCQYLYLVGDIIDIWALKKRVFWPESHNNVIQKILELASNGTQVIYIPGNHDEAFKSYADSHFRGITLAKQYVHQSINGKRFLILHGDQFDAQVCVSRIYAKLGDHLYDVLLWSNRQLHSVRSRLGYPYWSLASYIKLRVNKAQQAINQYRDAVLRYCAKQQVDMVICGHIHQPELSQHTINNRTITYANDGDWVENCTLIAETLTGNVKLLKWDEQTLQAKVVNTIYFGASQTELIITPQPQHVA; encoded by the coding sequence ATGAACTCCCACAGCAATAAGAGTAACCAGCAACGCCAACCGTTATCTCATTTAACTACGTCTGGGGAAATCCAGCATTTTCATGCACTGTGGATTTCTGATGTGCATTTAGGCAGCATAGATTGCAAAGCAGAATTTTTATTACATTTTCTAAATCATAGCCAGTGCCAATATTTGTATCTGGTGGGCGATATTATTGATATTTGGGCATTAAAAAAACGGGTCTTTTGGCCAGAAAGTCATAACAACGTCATCCAGAAAATCCTCGAACTGGCCAGTAATGGCACTCAAGTTATCTATATCCCCGGTAATCACGATGAAGCGTTTAAAAGCTACGCAGACAGTCACTTTAGAGGTATTACCCTCGCCAAACAGTATGTCCATCAGTCCATTAATGGCAAACGCTTTTTAATTCTTCATGGTGATCAATTTGACGCCCAAGTTTGTGTCAGCCGGATCTACGCTAAATTAGGTGACCATTTATATGACGTTTTACTTTGGTCAAACCGCCAATTACACAGTGTTAGAAGCCGCTTAGGATACCCGTATTGGTCATTAGCCAGCTATATAAAGCTGCGGGTCAATAAAGCCCAACAAGCCATTAATCAGTATCGAGATGCAGTACTTCGCTATTGTGCTAAACAACAGGTCGACATGGTTATCTGTGGTCATATCCATCAACCAGAGTTATCACAGCACACTATCAATAATCGCACTATCACCTATGCCAATGATGGCGACTGGGTCGAAAATTGCACCTTAATTGCTGAAACCCTGACGGGTAACGTGAAGTTGCTCAAGTGGGATGAACAAACGTTACAAGCAAAAGTTGTCAACACGATTTATTTCGGCGCTTCACAAACCGAGTTAATCATTACGCCTCAGCCCCAACACGTTGCATAA
- a CDS encoding P-II family nitrogen regulator, translating into MRFKLIVAFVDDDCTDKVLDAARIAGATGATVINHARGEGLEKKKTFMGLTLDVQRDVILWLVEEHMSRHILETIAKVGEFDTNSGKGIAIQIDVEDAVGVAHQVEKLSKDIEDQI; encoded by the coding sequence ATGCGCTTTAAATTAATTGTCGCCTTTGTCGATGATGACTGTACCGACAAGGTACTCGATGCAGCGCGTATCGCTGGCGCAACTGGCGCTACGGTAATTAATCATGCCCGAGGTGAAGGATTAGAAAAAAAGAAAACCTTTATGGGACTGACCTTAGATGTGCAGCGGGATGTGATCTTATGGCTGGTAGAAGAACACATGAGTCGGCATATTCTAGAAACTATTGCAAAAGTAGGTGAATTTGACACCAATTCTGGTAAAGGTATTGCGATTCAAATTGATGTTGAAGACGCCGTTGGTGTGGCGCATCAAGTTGAAAAGCTAAGTAAAGACATTGAGGATCAAATATGA
- a CDS encoding DUF1538 domain-containing protein: MSAIMKLLHAMLSSFKDLIPIILVVSFFELFVLHQAPAELGSILVGIVFVVLGLTFFVFGLEMGLFPIGESLAEALARKGSVFWLIIFSFSLGFGTTLAEPALTAVANEAAQVAADAGAIESNEQAMSSYSMGLRLTVAVSVGLAILLGVIRILKGWPIHYLIIGGYVLVMILTSFAPANIIGIAYDSGGVTTSTITVPLVTALGVGLASVIKGRNPMIDGFGLIAFASLSPMIFVLLYGMVFLN; this comes from the coding sequence ATGTCAGCCATCATGAAATTGCTCCACGCCATGCTCAGCAGTTTTAAAGATCTTATTCCGATTATCTTAGTGGTCAGTTTTTTTGAACTATTTGTACTTCATCAAGCACCGGCAGAACTTGGCTCTATTCTTGTGGGGATAGTGTTTGTTGTATTAGGCTTGACCTTTTTTGTCTTTGGTTTAGAAATGGGCTTATTTCCTATAGGCGAATCACTTGCAGAAGCCCTGGCCCGAAAAGGCAGTGTATTTTGGTTAATTATTTTCTCTTTCTCATTAGGTTTTGGGACCACATTAGCAGAGCCAGCACTGACTGCCGTGGCAAACGAAGCCGCACAGGTTGCCGCTGACGCTGGCGCCATAGAATCCAATGAACAAGCAATGAGCTCATATTCCATGGGATTAAGGTTAACTGTTGCCGTTTCGGTTGGGCTCGCGATTTTACTGGGGGTGATCCGTATCCTTAAAGGTTGGCCAATTCATTACCTTATTATTGGCGGTTACGTATTGGTGATGATCCTTACCAGCTTTGCTCCAGCTAATATCATAGGTATTGCTTATGACTCTGGCGGCGTTACCACATCGACCATTACTGTTCCGTTAGTCACCGCACTGGGCGTTGGCTTAGCCAGCGTCATTAAAGGCCGTAATCCGATGATTGATGGCTTTGGTTTGATTGCTTTTGCCAGCCTTAGTCCGATGATTTTTGTATTGCTGTACGGCATGGTATTTTTAAATTAA
- a CDS encoding CBS domain-containing protein: MSSTIPTRNRDVMNNHYAMIDGMHTVAEAIEVAVSKKVNILVVNKRNEHDEYGMVLMSDIARKVLARDKSPERTNIYEIMIKPVFAVSADMDVRYTARLFERFNINKAPVIESGNILGFVAYDDIVLKGMFNP; encoded by the coding sequence ATGAGTAGCACAATCCCGACCCGCAATCGCGATGTGATGAATAACCATTACGCTATGATCGATGGAATGCATACGGTAGCAGAAGCCATTGAAGTTGCCGTCAGTAAAAAAGTGAACATTTTAGTGGTCAATAAGCGCAATGAACATGACGAATATGGCATGGTATTAATGAGTGATATTGCCCGAAAAGTTTTAGCCAGAGACAAATCACCTGAGCGCACCAACATTTATGAAATCATGATTAAACCGGTATTTGCTGTTTCAGCAGACATGGATGTGCGCTATACCGCACGCTTATTTGAACGTTTCAATATAAACAAAGCTCCAGTGATTGAATCTGGTAATATTTTAGGCTTTGTCGCTTACGATGACATAGTATTAAAAGGAATGTTCAACCCATAA
- a CDS encoding NUDIX hydrolase, producing the protein MTERYKPNTTVACVIHCQGKFLLVEERINGAIKFNQPAGHLEAHESIIEACAREIVEETGLALSPQAIVGIYQFSASDDLAFVRYTFCIELSEQRQALPLDSAIITTHWLSLAEIIALGSQLRSPLVVKSIADFVQQADKKHPSQHTPLSLLNVDYF; encoded by the coding sequence ATGACTGAACGTTATAAACCTAATACTACTGTCGCTTGCGTGATCCACTGCCAAGGTAAATTTTTATTGGTTGAAGAACGCATTAACGGTGCCATTAAATTTAATCAACCGGCTGGGCACTTAGAGGCACATGAATCGATAATTGAAGCATGTGCTCGTGAAATAGTCGAGGAAACCGGACTCGCGTTATCACCTCAAGCCATTGTCGGCATCTACCAATTTAGCGCCTCGGACGATTTAGCCTTTGTGCGCTATACATTTTGTATCGAACTGTCTGAACAACGCCAAGCGCTTCCTCTGGACAGTGCCATTATAACCACGCACTGGCTAAGCCTAGCTGAAATCATTGCCCTTGGCAGCCAGCTTCGTAGCCCGCTAGTGGTAAAAAGTATTGCAGACTTTGTGCAGCAAGCCGATAAAAAACACCCATCACAGCACACCCCTCTGTCACTGCTGAATGTCGATTACTTTTAA
- a CDS encoding energy transducer TonB: protein MKTLLRISIAAAFVSQFAYAEPTDIDSFSQAYQQYNVSLESHNNQDTLKYAQQAYELGQIKFGQDSFDSAKLAINYANALMVEPKNNNQGRVIEDEATLKAHQLFTSALAVYRENVTDNGIELIDPLVGLAESTTDDKYAKTLLFEAIEIADKADNQLTVAEVKLIAFHRLSRTEYYTRKVRDFAFDAYDIYSRKLPEDAIKRVDATYLAGALYEAMGKPTQAIDNLVEVIKQYQALPYSHPYELRAHALLVKLYEQKGLGDKATEHCVAIGKMTPWNDQQEQTPLFRKPPNYPQSYAQRRKSGWVQVEFTVDENGFVKSPEIIDSKGGVQFEKESIEALSQWRYAPKFVDGKPTEAKSTVQLEFTIG from the coding sequence ATGAAAACACTTTTACGTATATCAATAGCCGCGGCGTTTGTGAGTCAGTTTGCTTATGCAGAACCTACCGATATAGATAGTTTTTCTCAAGCTTACCAGCAATACAATGTTTCTCTTGAAAGCCACAATAACCAAGATACGCTGAAATATGCGCAACAAGCCTATGAGTTAGGCCAAATCAAGTTTGGTCAAGATAGCTTTGATAGCGCTAAGTTAGCCATCAATTATGCAAATGCGTTAATGGTTGAACCAAAGAACAACAATCAGGGCCGTGTTATTGAAGATGAAGCGACACTTAAGGCGCATCAATTATTTACATCTGCATTAGCCGTATACCGTGAAAACGTGACGGATAATGGCATCGAGTTAATTGATCCTTTGGTTGGGTTAGCTGAATCGACAACAGATGATAAATACGCAAAAACGTTATTATTTGAAGCAATTGAGATTGCTGATAAAGCTGACAATCAGTTGACGGTTGCCGAAGTGAAACTCATCGCGTTTCATCGCTTATCACGCACCGAGTATTATACTCGTAAAGTGAGAGATTTTGCGTTTGATGCTTATGATATTTATAGCCGTAAATTACCAGAAGATGCCATAAAACGAGTTGATGCTACTTACCTAGCTGGTGCGTTATATGAAGCTATGGGTAAGCCAACTCAAGCTATCGACAATTTAGTTGAAGTTATCAAACAATATCAGGCATTGCCTTATAGTCATCCCTATGAGCTTCGTGCGCATGCCTTGTTAGTGAAACTGTATGAACAAAAAGGCCTTGGCGATAAAGCTACTGAGCATTGCGTTGCAATTGGTAAAATGACTCCATGGAATGACCAACAAGAACAAACCCCGTTATTTAGAAAACCACCTAATTACCCTCAATCATATGCCCAAAGAAGAAAATCTGGTTGGGTGCAAGTTGAGTTTACGGTTGATGAAAATGGCTTTGTTAAATCGCCGGAGATTATTGACTCTAAAGGTGGTGTCCAGTTTGAAAAAGAATCGATAGAAGCACTTAGCCAGTGGCGTTATGCACCTAAATTTGTTGATGGCAAGCCAACAGAAGCAAAGTCTACTGTCCAGCTTGAGTTCACTATAGGTTAA
- a CDS encoding lysophospholipid acyltransferase family protein: protein MIFSVDNVVEKNLPNVHNKPWLAVPTRAMLRYLLHEKQCNDMANEHAHLSGVDFVEQILACLNFSYSVPNNEIENIPIEGRVVIYANHPIGSLDALALIKLISQVRPDIKVVANELLMAIKPLHSILLPVRNMTGGTPKQHLNEIHHHLNNEGAVLIFPSGEVSRLRPTGVTDLHWHSGFLKMARACNAPLLPIFVDAKNSATFYGASMIYKPLATLLLVKEMFKQMDHVMPVRIGQLIAKEVVGSQDFPLKTKVKLLKNHLYRIGKNRSPLFITQNAIAHPEKRSELQQALQQCELLGQTQDNKQIYLYKHSQSSAIMREIGRLREIAFRAVGEGTGKRRDTDKYDNHYYHLVLWDKDELEIVGSYRFASAKMLHETIGKNSLYSQSLFEYHDAFAPYFDQGLELGRSFVQPKYWGRRSLEYLWQGIGAFLINNPQYRFLFGPVSLSDNLPVQAKEMLVFFYKHQFATQDVLASSFNSYQFTDERQHQLHQLFNGSDYAENFKILKRTLANMAVSVPTLFKQYGELCDNQGVQFLDFGIDAEFGDCIDGLVLVDIHQLKPIKYQKYLAGHLPENKIAS from the coding sequence ATGATATTTTCTGTCGATAATGTAGTAGAAAAAAACCTGCCCAATGTGCATAACAAGCCTTGGTTAGCCGTGCCAACAAGAGCAATGTTGCGCTATTTACTGCATGAAAAGCAGTGTAACGACATGGCCAATGAACACGCGCATTTATCCGGCGTCGATTTTGTTGAACAAATTCTTGCATGTTTAAATTTCAGTTACAGTGTGCCTAATAACGAAATTGAAAATATTCCTATCGAAGGTCGTGTGGTGATCTATGCTAATCACCCTATTGGTTCGTTAGACGCATTAGCGTTAATCAAATTAATTAGCCAAGTTAGACCAGACATAAAAGTCGTTGCCAATGAATTACTCATGGCCATTAAGCCACTGCATTCAATTTTATTGCCAGTACGCAATATGACTGGCGGCACGCCGAAACAACATTTAAATGAAATCCATCATCACCTTAACAACGAAGGTGCGGTATTAATTTTCCCCTCAGGTGAAGTATCACGCTTGCGCCCTACAGGCGTAACAGACTTACATTGGCACAGTGGTTTTTTGAAAATGGCCCGCGCGTGTAATGCACCGCTTTTACCTATATTTGTTGATGCTAAAAACTCAGCCACATTTTATGGTGCATCAATGATCTACAAACCATTAGCCACCTTGCTGCTGGTTAAAGAAATGTTTAAGCAGATGGACCATGTGATGCCGGTGAGAATTGGGCAATTAATTGCCAAGGAAGTGGTCGGCAGCCAAGACTTCCCCCTTAAAACCAAAGTAAAACTGCTTAAAAATCATTTATACCGCATTGGTAAAAATCGCAGCCCATTATTTATAACTCAGAATGCCATTGCCCATCCAGAAAAACGCAGTGAGCTTCAACAAGCGCTACAACAATGTGAATTACTGGGGCAGACCCAAGACAACAAACAAATCTATTTATACAAGCATAGTCAAAGCAGTGCGATTATGCGTGAGATTGGCAGGCTTCGTGAAATTGCATTTAGAGCGGTGGGCGAAGGTACAGGTAAGCGACGTGATACCGACAAATATGATAATCATTATTATCATTTAGTGTTATGGGACAAGGATGAGTTAGAGATTGTTGGCTCTTACCGTTTTGCCAGTGCCAAAATGCTACATGAAACCATTGGTAAAAACAGCCTCTATAGTCAGTCATTATTTGAATACCACGATGCGTTTGCTCCCTATTTTGACCAAGGACTCGAGCTAGGACGCAGTTTTGTGCAACCTAAATATTGGGGGCGTCGTAGCTTAGAATATTTATGGCAAGGTATTGGGGCATTTTTAATTAACAATCCCCAGTATCGTTTCCTCTTTGGTCCAGTATCATTAAGCGACAATTTACCCGTACAAGCCAAAGAAATGTTGGTGTTTTTTTATAAACATCAATTTGCTACCCAAGATGTTTTAGCCAGCTCATTTAATTCATATCAATTCACTGACGAACGTCAGCATCAATTACACCAGCTATTTAATGGCAGTGACTATGCTGAAAACTTTAAAATACTCAAACGGACACTTGCAAATATGGCTGTATCAGTACCGACACTATTTAAGCAATATGGTGAACTGTGTGATAACCAAGGCGTTCAGTTTTTAGACTTTGGTATTGATGCAGAGTTTGGTGACTGTATCGATGGTTTAGTGTTAGTCGATATCCATCAATTAAAACCGATTAAATATCAAAAATATTTAGCGGGGCATTTACCCGAAAACAAAATTGCATCGTGA
- a CDS encoding cupin domain-containing protein, whose translation MYTLNIDTQAFIKQHWQQKPLVIKQAFVDFEDPIAADELAGLACEEEISSRVVVTKGDDWDVVQGPFEDYDQFGEDDWQLLVQAVNHWYPDSQALVEAFRFLPDWRFDDLMASFATPGGGVGPHIDNYDVFIIQGDGERRWKVGDKGQHKRRGDNPNSPLVDDFEPIIDVILQKGDVLYIPPGYPHCGETLSLAMSYSIGFRAPSQQELLTELADALIDSNQGQKRFTSSDEPAEPGLISQTHQQGIMDLLTQLAQDPASYQTMLGKLLSQNRFELDICEGEEPLTADDLLEAIEQGAVIQRIGGLKVLRLENDNLPRLFINGEVYTFADAPNDMLQLLANQVSITPNEAHLFTDNVAALDVITGLLNQGLFYLAEDDCE comes from the coding sequence ATGTACACATTAAATATTGATACCCAAGCCTTTATTAAACAGCATTGGCAACAAAAACCACTTGTGATCAAACAGGCTTTTGTCGACTTTGAAGACCCTATCGCAGCAGATGAACTTGCTGGACTTGCCTGTGAAGAAGAAATATCGTCACGTGTTGTGGTGACCAAAGGTGATGACTGGGACGTTGTTCAAGGTCCATTTGAAGACTACGACCAATTTGGTGAAGACGACTGGCAATTATTAGTCCAAGCCGTCAATCATTGGTACCCAGATTCGCAGGCTTTAGTCGAAGCGTTCCGATTTTTACCAGACTGGCGCTTTGACGACTTAATGGCATCATTTGCCACACCTGGTGGTGGTGTTGGCCCGCATATCGACAATTACGATGTGTTTATCATTCAAGGTGATGGGGAGCGTCGTTGGAAAGTGGGCGATAAAGGGCAACATAAACGCCGCGGCGATAATCCAAACTCGCCTTTGGTTGACGATTTTGAGCCGATTATTGATGTGATTTTACAAAAAGGTGATGTACTTTATATTCCACCAGGATACCCACATTGCGGCGAAACATTATCACTGGCTATGTCGTATTCCATTGGATTTAGAGCCCCAAGTCAGCAAGAGCTATTAACTGAATTAGCTGACGCGTTAATTGACAGCAACCAGGGGCAGAAGCGTTTCACGTCATCTGACGAGCCAGCAGAACCCGGCCTTATCAGCCAAACTCATCAACAAGGCATCATGGATTTATTGACGCAGTTGGCACAAGATCCTGCCAGCTACCAGACTATGTTAGGTAAATTACTCAGTCAAAATCGTTTTGAACTGGATATTTGTGAAGGCGAAGAGCCATTAACGGCTGATGATTTATTAGAAGCCATTGAACAAGGTGCGGTTATTCAACGTATCGGTGGTCTAAAAGTCTTGCGCTTAGAAAATGATAACCTACCACGTTTGTTTATTAACGGTGAAGTGTACACCTTTGCTGATGCGCCGAATGACATGCTACAACTTTTGGCCAATCAAGTGAGCATTACCCCTAATGAGGCTCATTTATTCACTGACAATGTGGCAGCGCTAGATGTCATCACGGGATTACTCAATCAAGGATTATTCTACTTAGCAGAAGACGATTGCGAATAA
- a CDS encoding DUF1538 domain-containing protein: MSTLLLTARDVIPIAVILFGFQLGVLKRPVSQWRKVLLGFVYVIIGLTFFLVGLQLALFPIGESMANQLTTSAFLHPDGNNAPFIWQDYFWVYVFAAAIGFSTTIAEPSLIAVAIKANQVSGGTIGIQGLRMSVALGVAIGITLGCFRIVVGDPIHYYIMAGYVVVVIQTFYAPKMIVPLAYDSGGVTTSTVTVPLVAALGLGLATNVEGRNPLIDGFGLIAFASLFPMITVMGYAQVVDYLSKRKAIKE; encoded by the coding sequence ATGTCCACTCTGTTACTGACCGCTCGCGATGTGATCCCCATTGCGGTGATTTTGTTTGGCTTTCAATTAGGCGTACTAAAACGTCCCGTTAGCCAATGGCGCAAAGTACTACTCGGCTTTGTGTATGTCATTATTGGGCTAACATTTTTCTTAGTAGGCTTACAACTTGCGCTGTTCCCTATTGGTGAAAGCATGGCCAATCAACTCACCACCAGCGCATTTTTACATCCTGACGGTAATAATGCGCCGTTCATTTGGCAAGACTATTTTTGGGTGTATGTATTTGCTGCTGCAATAGGTTTTAGTACCACAATTGCTGAACCCTCACTCATTGCTGTGGCCATTAAAGCTAACCAAGTGTCCGGTGGCACCATAGGCATTCAAGGTTTGCGAATGTCAGTGGCACTTGGAGTCGCTATCGGCATCACTTTAGGCTGTTTTCGCATTGTGGTTGGCGACCCCATTCATTACTACATTATGGCCGGCTACGTGGTAGTGGTGATCCAAACATTTTACGCCCCTAAAATGATTGTGCCATTAGCCTATGACTCCGGAGGCGTAACAACCTCTACTGTGACTGTTCCGCTTGTCGCCGCATTAGGCCTTGGGCTTGCTACTAATGTTGAAGGGCGTAATCCATTGATTGATGGGTTTGGTTTAATCGCCTTTGCCAGCTTATTTCCGATGATCACTGTGATGGGCTATGCCCAAGTGGTTGATTACTTATCAAAACGAAAAGCCATTAAGGAGTAA